In Oreochromis aureus strain Israel breed Guangdong linkage group 20, ZZ_aureus, whole genome shotgun sequence, the following are encoded in one genomic region:
- the LOC120435141 gene encoding uncharacterized protein LOC120435141 yields the protein MPGTGNTRESAIQASQGPNQLNPYSAHRCLQISSSSPPPAGTSRQRIACYWDLSAAAASVHQDMPGTGNTRESAIQASQGPNQLNPYSAHRCLQISSSSPPPAGTSRQRIACYWDLSAAAASTCHCIFSTFHMQCSAVALLGALLWTRQAIDCHNLERYREHGMPWLPQVMKRIPGKTEKHTRNKVLVLVSSVGLIMNKDFVSYEKLKDLLLELKMTQAELQKYRILSTSVCEKVFGFTLYKLHYDILYRMGNPKPHTEKKLPPDLPLEMEEEDAPVLEEDEEPDLLQTRAVYMPAQTSRHWTQQEEGFINLDPTISTGVAYKEYVGQCKAARLPARSYKGFGRKRRDLLRNE from the exons atgccaggaacaggaaacacaagagagtcagccATCCAAGCTTCACAGGGCCCGAATCAGCTGAACCCATATtcagcccaccgctgcctccaaatctcctcctcctctcctccgcctGCTGGGACCAGTAGGCAGCGCATCGCCTGCTACTGGGACCTTtcggcagcagcagccag tgtgcaccaggacatgccaggaacaggaaacacaagagagtcagccATCCAAGCTTCACAGGGCCCGAATCAGCTGAACCCATATtcagcccaccgctgcctccaaatctcctcctcctctcctccgcctGCTGGGACCAGTAGGCAGCGCATCGCCTGCTACTGGGACCTTtcggcagcagcagccag cacatgtcactgcattttcaGCACCTTTCATATGCAGTGCAGTGCTGTTGCCCTGCTAGGCGCCCTCCTGTGGACAAGACAGGCAATTGATTGTCACAACCTTGAAAGGTATAGAGAGCATGGAATGCCATGGCTGCCCCAAGTGATGAAGAGGATTCCAGGGAAGACTGAAAAGCACACGCGGAACAAGGTCTTGGTGCTGGTCAGCTCAGTGGGACTTATCATGAATAAGGATTTTGTGTCCTATGAGAAACTGAAGGACCTACTCCTGGAGCTGAAGATGACACAGGCAGAGCTCCAAAAGTACAGGATCCTTTCCACATCAGTTTGTGAAAAAGTTTTCGGCTTCACTCTCTATAAGCTCCACTACGATATCCTTTATCGAATGGGGAACCCAAAACCCCATACGGAGAAAAAGTTGCCTCCAGATCTTCCCCtggagatggaggaagaggatgcACCTGTACTTGAAGAGGATGAGGAACCTGACCTATTGCAGACGAGAGCTGTGTACATGCCCGCTCAAACCAGCAGACACTGGACACAGCAGGAAGAGGGATTTATCAACCTTGATCCAACAATCTCCACTGGCGTGGCATACAAGGAGTATGTCGGACAATGCAAAGCAGCAAGACTACCTGCAAGGTCGTACAAGGGCTTTGGGAGAAAGCGAAGAGACCTTCTCAGGAATGAATAG